From the genome of Suricata suricatta isolate VVHF042 chromosome 3, meerkat_22Aug2017_6uvM2_HiC, whole genome shotgun sequence, one region includes:
- the GPR37L1 gene encoding G-protein coupled receptor 37-like 1: protein MQWPWPLAVSLAVVLAVGPSRAAEGAALHSGRHRAEGQEQQSRFKRGTEDDEAREVQQYVPEEWAEYPRPIHPAGPQPTEPWVATSPNPDKDGGSPGGRQEPRGNLTGTPGQRLQIQNPLYPVTESSYGAYAIMLLALVLFAVGIVGNLSVMCIVWHSYYLKSAWNSILASLALWDFLVLFFCLPVVIFNEITKQRLLGDVSCRAVPFMEVSSLGVTTFSLCALGIDRFQVTTSTLPKVRPIERCQSILAKLAVIWVGSMILAVPELLLWQLSQESAPTTGTVDSCITKPSASLPESLYSLVMTYQNARMWWYFGCYFCLPILFTVTCQLVTWRVRSPPRRKPECRAGKHEQCESQLNSTVVGLTVVYALCTLPENVCNIVVAYLSTELTRQTLDLLGLINQFSIFFKGAVTPVLLLCICKPLGRAFLGCCCCCCAECGGTSETSAAGGSDNKLKTELPSSIYFHKPRESPPLLPLGTPC, encoded by the exons ATGCAGTGGCCGTGGCCGCTGGCCGTCTCTCTTGCTGTGGTGTTGGCTGTGGGGCCGAGCAGAGCGGCCGAGGGTGCCGCCCTGCACTCAGGCAGGCACAGAGCCGAGGGCCAGGAGCAGCAGAGCCGGTTCAAGAGAGGCACTGAGGATGACGAGGCCAGGGAGGTGCAGCAGTATGTGCCTGAGGAGTGGGCTGAGTACCCGCGGCCCATCCACCCTGCTGGCCCACAGCCCACCGAACCCTGGGTGGCCACCAGCCCCAACCCAGACAAGGATGGGGGCAGCCCAGGTGGCAGGCAGGAGCCTCGGGGAAATCTGACGGGGACGCCGGGTCAGAGGCTGCAGATTCAGAATCCCCTGTACCCGGTGACCGAGAGCTCCTACGGTGCTTATGCTATCATGCTCCTGGCCCTGGTGCTGTTTGCGGTGGGCATCGTGGGTAACCTGTCGGTCATGTGCATTGTGTGGCACAGCTACTACCTGAAGAGTGCCTGGAACTCCATCCTCGCCAGCCTGGCCCTCTGGGATTTTCTggtcctctttttctgcctccctGTTGTTATCTTCAATGAGATCACCAAGCAGAGGTTGCTGGGTGACGTTTCTTGCCGGGCCGTGCCCTTCATGGAG GTCTCCTCCCTGGGAGTCACCACCTTCAGCCTCTGCGCCCTGGGCATTGACCGCTTCCAAGTGACTACCAGCACACTCCCAAAGGTGAGGCCGATCGAGCGTTGCCAATCCATCCTGGCCAAGCTGGCCGTCATCTGGGTGGGCTCTATGATCCTGGCTGTGCCCGAGCTCCTGCTGTGGCAACTGTCGCAGGAGTCTGCTCCCACCACGGGCACTGTAGACTCATGCATCACGAAACCCTCTGCCAGCCTGCCCGAGTCCCTCTACTCACTGGTGATGACCTACCAGAACGCCCGCATGTGGTGGTACTTTGGCTGCTACTTCTGCCTGCCCATCCTCTTCACGGTCACCTGCCAGCTGGTGACGTGGCGGGTGCGGAGCCCTCCCAGGAGGAAGCCTGAGTGCCGGGCAGGCAAACACGAGCAGTGTGAGAGCCAGCTCAACAGCACCGTGGTGGGCCTGACTGTGGTCTACGCCCTCTGCACCCTCCCTGAGAATGTCTGCAACATCGTGGTGGCCTACCTCTCCACCGAGCTCACTCGCCAGACCCTGGACCTCCTGGGCCTCATCAACCAGTTCTCCATCTTCTTCAAGGGAGCCGTCACCCCTGTGCTCTTGCTGTGTATCTGCAAGCCGCTGGGCCGGGCCTTcctgggctgctgctgctgctgctgtgccGAGTGCGGAGGCACCTCAGAGACCTCGGCTGCCGGAGGCTCGGACAACAAACTCAAGACCGAGCTGCCCTCCTCCATCTACTTCCACAAGCCCAGGGAGTCACCCCCGCTTCTGCCCCTGGGCACGCCTTGCTGA
- the ARL8A gene encoding ADP-ribosylation factor-like protein 8A isoform X1, producing the protein MGACESSTFQRSQSGQFNEDMIPTVGFNMRKITKGNVTIKLWDIGGQPRFRSMWERYCRGVSAIVYMVDAADQEKIEASKNELHNLLDKPQLQGIPVLVLGNKRDLPGALDEKELIEKMFYSGFPPGIFLPSRTERSAATPFPAKKRTTLISPYSGLFNTQSHGEAETAVLPPRTRDLLSSKPEAELPAHPAVPPKPALSHLVWGGALWGSQSPVLLRFELLILL; encoded by the exons ATGGGAGCCTGTGAATCTTCTACTTTCCAGAGATCCCAG TCAGGACAGTTCAATGAGGACATGATCCCCACTGTGGGTTTCAACATGCGCAAAATCACCAAAGGGAACGTGACCATCAAG CTCTGGGACATTGGGGGACAGCCCCGATTCCGCAGCATGTGGGAGCGCTACTGCCGAGGAGTGAGTGCCATTGT GTACATGGTGGATGCCGCGGACCAGGAGAAGATCGAGGCCTCCAAGAATGAGTTGCACAACCTACTGGACAAGCCCCAGCTGCAGGGCATTCCG GTCTTAGTCCTGGGTAACAAGCGAGACCTTCCAGGAGCACTGGATGAGAAGGAGCTGATTGAGAAAAT gtTCTACTCTGGTTTCCCCCCAGGAATCTTTCTGCCATCCAGGACCGAGAGATCTGCTGCTACTCCATTTCCTGCAAAGAAAAGGACAACATTG ATATCACCCTACAGTGGCTTATTCAACACTCAAAGTCACGGAGAAGCTGAGACTGCGGTCCTTCCCCCTCGGACCAGGGACCTGCTGTCATCCAAACCTGAAGCCGAGCTCCCCGCCCACCCTGCCGTCCCCCCTAAGCCCGCCCTTTCTCACTTGGTGTGGGGAGGGGCCCTCTGGGGATCCCAGAGTCCTGTTCTGCTGAGGTTTGAACTCctgattttattgtaa
- the ARL8A gene encoding ADP-ribosylation factor-like protein 8A isoform X2 — MIPTVGFNMRKITKGNVTIKLWDIGGQPRFRSMWERYCRGVSAIVYMVDAADQEKIEASKNELHNLLDKPQLQGIPVLVLGNKRDLPGALDEKELIEKMFYSGFPPGIFLPSRTERSAATPFPAKKRTTLISPYSGLFNTQSHGEAETAVLPPRTRDLLSSKPEAELPAHPAVPPKPALSHLVWGGALWGSQSPVLLRFELLILL, encoded by the exons ATGATCCCCACTGTGGGTTTCAACATGCGCAAAATCACCAAAGGGAACGTGACCATCAAG CTCTGGGACATTGGGGGACAGCCCCGATTCCGCAGCATGTGGGAGCGCTACTGCCGAGGAGTGAGTGCCATTGT GTACATGGTGGATGCCGCGGACCAGGAGAAGATCGAGGCCTCCAAGAATGAGTTGCACAACCTACTGGACAAGCCCCAGCTGCAGGGCATTCCG GTCTTAGTCCTGGGTAACAAGCGAGACCTTCCAGGAGCACTGGATGAGAAGGAGCTGATTGAGAAAAT gtTCTACTCTGGTTTCCCCCCAGGAATCTTTCTGCCATCCAGGACCGAGAGATCTGCTGCTACTCCATTTCCTGCAAAGAAAAGGACAACATTG ATATCACCCTACAGTGGCTTATTCAACACTCAAAGTCACGGAGAAGCTGAGACTGCGGTCCTTCCCCCTCGGACCAGGGACCTGCTGTCATCCAAACCTGAAGCCGAGCTCCCCGCCCACCCTGCCGTCCCCCCTAAGCCCGCCCTTTCTCACTTGGTGTGGGGAGGGGCCCTCTGGGGATCCCAGAGTCCTGTTCTGCTGAGGTTTGAACTCctgattttattgtaa
- the ARL8A gene encoding ADP-ribosylation factor-like protein 8A isoform X3 yields the protein MGACESSTFQRSQSGQFNEDMIPTVGFNMRKITKGNVTIKLWDIGGQPRFRSMWERYCRGVSAIVYMVDAADQEKIEASKNELHNLLDKPQLQGIPVLVLGNKRDLPGALDEKELIEKMNLSAIQDREICCYSISCKEKDNIDITLQWLIQHSKSRRS from the exons ATGGGAGCCTGTGAATCTTCTACTTTCCAGAGATCCCAG TCAGGACAGTTCAATGAGGACATGATCCCCACTGTGGGTTTCAACATGCGCAAAATCACCAAAGGGAACGTGACCATCAAG CTCTGGGACATTGGGGGACAGCCCCGATTCCGCAGCATGTGGGAGCGCTACTGCCGAGGAGTGAGTGCCATTGT GTACATGGTGGATGCCGCGGACCAGGAGAAGATCGAGGCCTCCAAGAATGAGTTGCACAACCTACTGGACAAGCCCCAGCTGCAGGGCATTCCG GTCTTAGTCCTGGGTAACAAGCGAGACCTTCCAGGAGCACTGGATGAGAAGGAGCTGATTGAGAAAAT GAATCTTTCTGCCATCCAGGACCGAGAGATCTGCTGCTACTCCATTTCCTGCAAAGAAAAGGACAACATTG ATATCACCCTACAGTGGCTTATTCAACACTCAAAGTCACGGAGAAGCTGA
- the PTPN7 gene encoding tyrosine-protein phosphatase non-receptor type 7 isoform X1: MVQDRGGCSRAQLPTCSLGAAMTQPPPTKAPAKKHVRLQERRGSNVALMLDVRSLGAVEPICSVNTPREVTLHFLRTAGHPLTRWALQHQPPSPKQLEEEFLKIPSNFVSPEDLDIPGHASKDRYKTILPNPQSRVCLGRAQSQEDGDYINANYIRGYDGQEKVYIATQGPMPNTVLDFWEMVWQEEVSLIVMLTQLREGKEKCVHYWPTEKETYGPFRIHIQDTKECPEYTVRQLTIQHQEECRVVKHILFSAWPDHQTPESAGPLLRLVAEVEESPETAANTGPIVVHCSAGIGRTGCFIATRIGCQQLKARGEVDILGIVCQLRLDRGGMIQTTEQYQFLHHTLALYAAQLPEEPCP, from the exons atgGTCCAGGACCGTGGGGGGTGCTCCAGAGCACAGCTGCCGACCTGCTCCTTAGGAGCAGCCATGACCCAGCCTCCACCCACCAAAGCACCAGCCAAGAAGCATGTGCGGCTGCAGGAGAG ACGGGGCTCCAATGTGGCTTTGATGCTGGATGTGCGGTCCCTGGGGGCTGTGGAGCCCATTTGCTCAGTGAACACACCCCGGGAGGTCACCCTACACTTTCTGCGCACAGCTGGACACCCCCTCACCCGCTGGGCCCTGCAGCACCAACCGCCCAGCCCCAAGCAGCTAGAAGAGGAATTCTTG AAGATCCCCTCAAACTTTGTCAGTCCTGAAGATCTGGATATTCCTGGCCACGCCTCCAAGGACCGATATAAGACCATCTTGCCAA ATCCCCAGAGCCGTGTCTGTCTAGGCCGGGCACAGAGCCAAGAAGACGGAGACTACATCAACGCCAACTATATCCGA GGCTATGACGGGCAGGAGAAGGTCTACATTGCGACCCAGGGCCCCATGCCCAACACCGTATTGGACTTCTGGGAGATGGTGTGGCAGGAAGAAGTGTCACTCATTGTCATGCTTACTCAGCTCCGAGAGGGCAAGGAG AAATGTGTCCACTACTGgcccacagaaaaggaaacctacGGACCCTTCCGGATCCACATCCAAGACACAAAAGAGTGTCCAGAATACACTGTGCGGCAGCTCACCATCCAG CACCAGGAGGAGTGCCGGGTAGTGAAGCACATCCTCTTCTCGGCCTGGCCTGACCACCAGACCCCAGAATCAGCTGGGCCCCTGCTGCGCTTGGTGGCTGAGGTGGAGGAAAGCCCAGAGACAGCTGCCAACACCGGACCCATCGTGGTCCACTGCAG TGCAGGGATTGGCCGGACTGGCTGCTTCATTGCCACCCGAATTGGCTGTCAACAGCTGAAGGCCCGAGGGGAAGTGGACATTCTGGGTATCGTGTGTCAACTGCGGCTGGACAG GGGCGGAATGATCCAGACCACGGAGCAGTACCAGTTCCTGCACCACACCCTGGCTCTGTATGCAGCCCAGCTGCCAGAGGAGCCCTGCCCCTGA
- the PTPN7 gene encoding tyrosine-protein phosphatase non-receptor type 7 isoform X2, with the protein MVQDRGGCSRAQLPTCSLGAAMTQPPPTKAPAKKHVRLQERRGSNVALMLDVRSLGAVEPICSVNTPREVTLHFLRTAGHPLTRWALQHQPPSPKQLEEEFLIPSNFVSPEDLDIPGHASKDRYKTILPNPQSRVCLGRAQSQEDGDYINANYIRGYDGQEKVYIATQGPMPNTVLDFWEMVWQEEVSLIVMLTQLREGKEKCVHYWPTEKETYGPFRIHIQDTKECPEYTVRQLTIQHQEECRVVKHILFSAWPDHQTPESAGPLLRLVAEVEESPETAANTGPIVVHCSAGIGRTGCFIATRIGCQQLKARGEVDILGIVCQLRLDRGGMIQTTEQYQFLHHTLALYAAQLPEEPCP; encoded by the exons atgGTCCAGGACCGTGGGGGGTGCTCCAGAGCACAGCTGCCGACCTGCTCCTTAGGAGCAGCCATGACCCAGCCTCCACCCACCAAAGCACCAGCCAAGAAGCATGTGCGGCTGCAGGAGAG ACGGGGCTCCAATGTGGCTTTGATGCTGGATGTGCGGTCCCTGGGGGCTGTGGAGCCCATTTGCTCAGTGAACACACCCCGGGAGGTCACCCTACACTTTCTGCGCACAGCTGGACACCCCCTCACCCGCTGGGCCCTGCAGCACCAACCGCCCAGCCCCAAGCAGCTAGAAGAGGAATTCTTG ATCCCCTCAAACTTTGTCAGTCCTGAAGATCTGGATATTCCTGGCCACGCCTCCAAGGACCGATATAAGACCATCTTGCCAA ATCCCCAGAGCCGTGTCTGTCTAGGCCGGGCACAGAGCCAAGAAGACGGAGACTACATCAACGCCAACTATATCCGA GGCTATGACGGGCAGGAGAAGGTCTACATTGCGACCCAGGGCCCCATGCCCAACACCGTATTGGACTTCTGGGAGATGGTGTGGCAGGAAGAAGTGTCACTCATTGTCATGCTTACTCAGCTCCGAGAGGGCAAGGAG AAATGTGTCCACTACTGgcccacagaaaaggaaacctacGGACCCTTCCGGATCCACATCCAAGACACAAAAGAGTGTCCAGAATACACTGTGCGGCAGCTCACCATCCAG CACCAGGAGGAGTGCCGGGTAGTGAAGCACATCCTCTTCTCGGCCTGGCCTGACCACCAGACCCCAGAATCAGCTGGGCCCCTGCTGCGCTTGGTGGCTGAGGTGGAGGAAAGCCCAGAGACAGCTGCCAACACCGGACCCATCGTGGTCCACTGCAG TGCAGGGATTGGCCGGACTGGCTGCTTCATTGCCACCCGAATTGGCTGTCAACAGCTGAAGGCCCGAGGGGAAGTGGACATTCTGGGTATCGTGTGTCAACTGCGGCTGGACAG GGGCGGAATGATCCAGACCACGGAGCAGTACCAGTTCCTGCACCACACCCTGGCTCTGTATGCAGCCCAGCTGCCAGAGGAGCCCTGCCCCTGA
- the PTPN7 gene encoding tyrosine-protein phosphatase non-receptor type 7 isoform X3 has protein sequence MLDVRSLGAVEPICSVNTPREVTLHFLRTAGHPLTRWALQHQPPSPKQLEEEFLKIPSNFVSPEDLDIPGHASKDRYKTILPNPQSRVCLGRAQSQEDGDYINANYIRGYDGQEKVYIATQGPMPNTVLDFWEMVWQEEVSLIVMLTQLREGKEKCVHYWPTEKETYGPFRIHIQDTKECPEYTVRQLTIQHQEECRVVKHILFSAWPDHQTPESAGPLLRLVAEVEESPETAANTGPIVVHCSAGIGRTGCFIATRIGCQQLKARGEVDILGIVCQLRLDRGGMIQTTEQYQFLHHTLALYAAQLPEEPCP, from the exons ATGCTGGATGTGCGGTCCCTGGGGGCTGTGGAGCCCATTTGCTCAGTGAACACACCCCGGGAGGTCACCCTACACTTTCTGCGCACAGCTGGACACCCCCTCACCCGCTGGGCCCTGCAGCACCAACCGCCCAGCCCCAAGCAGCTAGAAGAGGAATTCTTG AAGATCCCCTCAAACTTTGTCAGTCCTGAAGATCTGGATATTCCTGGCCACGCCTCCAAGGACCGATATAAGACCATCTTGCCAA ATCCCCAGAGCCGTGTCTGTCTAGGCCGGGCACAGAGCCAAGAAGACGGAGACTACATCAACGCCAACTATATCCGA GGCTATGACGGGCAGGAGAAGGTCTACATTGCGACCCAGGGCCCCATGCCCAACACCGTATTGGACTTCTGGGAGATGGTGTGGCAGGAAGAAGTGTCACTCATTGTCATGCTTACTCAGCTCCGAGAGGGCAAGGAG AAATGTGTCCACTACTGgcccacagaaaaggaaacctacGGACCCTTCCGGATCCACATCCAAGACACAAAAGAGTGTCCAGAATACACTGTGCGGCAGCTCACCATCCAG CACCAGGAGGAGTGCCGGGTAGTGAAGCACATCCTCTTCTCGGCCTGGCCTGACCACCAGACCCCAGAATCAGCTGGGCCCCTGCTGCGCTTGGTGGCTGAGGTGGAGGAAAGCCCAGAGACAGCTGCCAACACCGGACCCATCGTGGTCCACTGCAG TGCAGGGATTGGCCGGACTGGCTGCTTCATTGCCACCCGAATTGGCTGTCAACAGCTGAAGGCCCGAGGGGAAGTGGACATTCTGGGTATCGTGTGTCAACTGCGGCTGGACAG GGGCGGAATGATCCAGACCACGGAGCAGTACCAGTTCCTGCACCACACCCTGGCTCTGTATGCAGCCCAGCTGCCAGAGGAGCCCTGCCCCTGA